GTGCTATTACTCACTGGACAAGGCCATTCTATAGGCAATCTCTGCTGGTCCCTCACTGTGtgacctccctcccccattcattcatccattcattcgttcgttcgttcattcattccttcttctaACACACATTGACTCGGGCCAACCACATGCTGCTCACTGTGCTGGATGGATACTAGGGAGACAGATAACTTGGAAATGAGTCCCATTTCCAAGTCACAGtttagagatggaaaaaaagtAGAGACACAGTAAAGCATCTCCTAACCTCCTTACCTGACTCACTGCCAGGCACTGTGCGAAGCCCTTAATATACAATACCCCATTGAATCGTCACCCAAAATCTCTGAGTTGGGTAGTAatatcattcccatttcacagtcAAGACAGCTGAGGCCTAGAAAGGTTAAATAATACAGACCAGGGTCACACAGGTAGGAAGCATTTGCATTGGGATACAAAGTGGATGCTGGTTCCAGAGACCCCACTTTAATCCTCTGTGCCCCCCCAGAGTCATGTGCAGAAGGATGAGAGGCTCATGGGAGGGCACGAAGGGGGGCTTGCTCACGGTGAAGGTGAGCCTCAGCTGGGCCTTGGCAGGTGAGTAAGCAGTCCCTAGGAGACGGGATGAGGGGAGTGCACTCCAGGTAGAGGGAATTCTATGAGGAAAGGGGCAGTGGGACAAAGAAGGGTGCCAACGGGGAAGAGTGTGCAGaagacagcagaggcagagagaggaggacttCCAGGGCTAGCCGAGAGCTAAGCTCTTCTCCTACGGGGTGCCACGCCACCTCTGTTTAGAGTCCCTTACTCAGGCCATAGGACCCTCTACCCCCACTGCCAACACACGGGGCCCTCACTTCGTAGAACAGCATACCTGTGCCCTGAAATGTGTAAAGGTCTGTCCCAGGGCAAGAGAGTCCCCCTGCACCTTCCTCAAGAGCCTCGACAGCAGAGGTCGAGGGGGGACCGGTGGCCACAGAATCGCCGGGCGCTGTCCCGGCTGGCCCGCATTGTCCTGGTATATTATTCATAGCTCCCCCTCTTGCTCTCAGGAGGGACCTGGCCAGAACACAAACTGTGTGGTCACTCTGGGTGTAGAATGAAACATTGACACTCGGAGCAAAGTCTGGTGTGAGATAGAAGAGCGAGCGGGAACCAGGGCGCTCGTTAGAGTAAAGGTTCCTCAGGACACAGGAGTGTCTTCTTTTATAACACCCAACAGTGAACTAGTGGACCGCCAGGTCAGGCCGAATCAGGACACCAACCTTTCCCTTCAGAGGCCCAAGCCCATGTTGCTCACAGGACTCAGTCCGGGCCTCTGGCTTCTGGGGAGACATGGCCCCTCCCTGTTTGACACCACGCCACAGAGTTTCTCTGTGACCGCTGCCCTGGAGCTCCCACCTCTGCTCATCTCTGAACCTCAAATGGTTTCCACCAGGTCTGCCTGACGAACTCATCCAGAAGGGGAAGGACATCAAGGGGGTGTCAGAAATTGTGCAGAACGGGAAGCACTTCAAGCTCACCATCACCACGGGACCCAAAGTGATCCAAAATGAGTTCACCTTGGGGGAAGAATGTGAGCTGGAGACCATGACTGGGGAGAAGGTCAAGGTAGGAGGTGCCCCCTCACACCACCCTCTGCTTCTGGAACTTTCCCTGAACCTGGCCCCAGGGCTTCATCCTGCCAGGCTCCCACCTCACAGTTCCCACCACGGATACCTTATCTGTGGCTCCACTTCTGCGGTGGGAGCCAGAGAGACCAAACAGCTTCAGGGACGAAGCTCCAGGGATGCCCTTCTCGTTGCGATGTCATCCTTGAGCCCAAAGTAAACTAGCCTTGCTGAGCCTATAGTTTCTGGTCATGGGCagagacttcctggaggaggtgctgGCAACACCAAGAACACCACAATACCAAGGCCCTGGGCAGGCCTTCAGACCAAGCCTTCAGAAGTCACTGAGCCCCTGGCCTCAggtacctcatctgtaaaatgggcatagcCTCCCCTCCCTGACAGAAGGCAGTGGGCAGGGCAGCATCACTCTGCTGGGCTGTGGCTCAGGGTGTGCCctgagagctggggtgggggcactgTGGAAATGGCCAGAAGATAATGGCAGAGAGATCAGAGGCAGTGGGGTGCCCACTAGAGACTTCTTTTCCTCCCTGGGAAACTCCACACGCCTAGCACAGCCAACACCACAGAGCAGCTGTCTTCACCCCTCCCACTCTCGACAACTTTGTGCCTTGGCCTCAGCGTGTTGGTCTTTTTACCTCTACTGACAGACTTTTATTTCTGCTTCCCTAGATATGACATTACAAGCCAGGAAATGTATGATAAACTTTGGGAGGGAAATTCTCTTGATATGCCTGTAGGAAGGGGCAGGCCATTGTGGGTTTTACCACAGACCTTTTCCAGTTGTCCATCTTGGaggcacattcttttttttttttttttttaattttattttttataaacatataatatatttttatccccaggggtacaggtctgtgaatcgccaggtttacacacttcacagcactcaccatagcacataccctccccaatgtccataaccccaccccccctcccaacccccctccccccatcaaccctcagtttgttttgtgagattaagagtcacttatggtttgtctccctcccaatcccatcttgtttcatttactcttctcctacccccttaaccccccatgttgcatctcctctccctcatatcagagagatcatatgacagtcgtctttctccaattgacttatttcgctaagcatgataccgtCTAGTTTGGAGGCACATTCTTAACCTTGGCCAGGTTCTTCTGGTTCTGCTGGGTTTCTGCTATCTCTTCCTGGATGCATAAAGCTCGAAAAAGAGACcacaatatgtaatatataaaatgtgctGGAAGGAACACATACCACAGCTAGATAGGTGTTCTCCCAACCGGCTAGTATTTGGAATTTTGCTATTCCCTCTGTCCATCAGTTTGGAGAATTgggatttttccagttttatcttAGTGCCTGCATTTGAGACCACTTAGGTGTCCTACGCTCATTTCTAGTTCATGTACCATAAATTAAAAGTTTGATCAAAGGAGCCCTGgcattttctttagcttttaaaTGTACCTCCTATCTTTAATCCAGAGGACTGGGGGGCATAAGTGGCTTGGCTGTTGTCAGCCAggacctggggggaggggggagcccaTGTTACTGGCAAGAgtcctgctccctccccagaCTTTCCTCACAGCTCATCTCTTCTCTCCCCTGCAGGCGGTGGTCCAGATGGAAGGTGACAATAAACTGGTGACAACCTTCAAAGGCATCAAGTCCGTGACTGAACTCAATGGCGACGTGATCACCAACGTGAGTTGGCACTCTGAGCTGGTGGCTCCCCATGcttgaggggaagggagaagtcaGGGTGAGGTGCAGCTTCCCCACCACCTTTCCTGTGCTCGACCTTGGCTACCACTTACTGAGGACCCATGATGTACTAAGCAGTTTACATACATGATCTCTACCTTCCCACCACCCTGACTTTtctaggtggggaaactgaggcaacaAAGAGCCAGGAAATGGCAGAACGAGGGCTCCTCTGAGCGGGGGCTGTCATCCACAGCTGTGCACTGCGCAATCCTACAGGGAGCCACTCCCATTAGAGATGGTGTGGGCTCATATACTTAGGACCATCTTGGAGTGGATGCGGGCTagcctcctcttcttccttttcccctcattGCTATCCCCCTTTCTTCACTTATACCCACATGGGATGGGTAAGTGGGTGCTTGGTACAAGGAGAGACAGAGTCCTTCAGAGCCACCAGCATGACCCACCTTTCTCAGTCTCCACCGGGATGTAGCCATAAGACTTGCTCACAGGCTTTTACAAGGAGAATCATATTCAGAGCAATTTTATGGCAGCTTATGAGTGGCACTCTCCAGATGGGCAATCCTCCTTGGTGCCTGATAGTCAGGCATGTCCTGTCCCTGATTTGGGGGTGAATAGCACAGTGTTTCTCTAGCAGAAGAGGAGGGTCCTCTGGATCTCTTTTCCCCCAGAAAGTGCTTTGGGGAATAACAGAAGGCAGAACACTACCCAAGGGTCTGTCATACCACTCCTTGTTCAAGCGGGAAAATCCCTCAACTAGGTAGAGTGTGAAGGTCAGTACAGCAAGGAAACATGCCATCCCCACCCTGCCAGGCACATTCAGATCACAGCAGGAAGACGGTACCAGCAGGGTGGAGGGAAACGAGCCTGTCCTGGTCTCAGTCCCGGCCAAAGTCCTTTGATAGGCTTTTTGTCTGTTTAGATATGCTTTTGATATCTCCCCTAATCTTCCCCTCAGCTGTGAGGGAGGCAGGATGAGGGATTTAATAGATAGGTTGACCTGTCCAAGGTCATCTGGCTAATGAGCTATAGAACCGGGGTTCAAACCTAGATATTTTCATTCCATTCCATTGCTGTTGAAGTTAAAGGGCTCCTTtggtacatagtaggcactcaatgaaACTTTGAGAAATTGGATTGAACTGGACTCATTTGGACGGTCTTGCTTTCACAGCCATCGATATAG
The window above is part of the Lutra lutra chromosome 9, mLutLut1.2, whole genome shotgun sequence genome. Proteins encoded here:
- the FABP1 gene encoding fatty acid-binding protein, liver, with amino-acid sequence MNFSGKYQLQSQENFEAFMKAVGLPDELIQKGKDIKGVSEIVQNGKHFKLTITTGPKVIQNEFTLGEECELETMTGEKVKAVVQMEGDNKLVTTFKGIKSVTELNGDVITNTMTLGDIVFKRVSKRI